A genomic segment from Kyrpidia tusciae DSM 2912 encodes:
- a CDS encoding IS110 family RNA-guided transposase: MPKLHVGIDVSLKAHHIQFMDEAGQNLASFQISNDPQGADTLIHKVLEITETKHMDRVVVGMEATANLGWHLAHYLKQQLEDHAPHLDAQIHVLNARRVARFKKAYDHLPKNDRIDAWVIADHLRFGRLPQAMTDTIRYEALQRLTRTRFHVMQTMSRDKTFFLNQLFLKFSGLRQDNPFSDTFGATSLAVIQELEPEQIAAMPLEDLVALLVDKSRNKFDDPKQIAQELQKVARRSFRLDKVMQDPVNLSLSVTLSVIQHMDAEVKKLDRAIARLMKAIPNTLESVKGIGPVYAAGIIAEVGDIRRFKNHNALAKYAGLVWNQYQSGEYEADETSRMRTGNKYLRYYLIQAADQVRRHDSEYAEFYRKKHDEALKHQHKRALVLTARKLVRLVFTLLSTNQLYTPPERRR; the protein is encoded by the coding sequence TTGCCGAAACTGCATGTTGGGATCGACGTGAGCTTGAAGGCCCACCATATTCAATTTATGGATGAGGCCGGTCAGAACTTGGCCTCGTTTCAGATCTCCAATGACCCACAGGGAGCCGACACTCTCATTCACAAGGTCTTGGAGATCACAGAGACCAAGCACATGGATCGCGTCGTTGTCGGCATGGAGGCGACAGCCAACCTCGGCTGGCATCTGGCCCATTACCTCAAACAACAACTCGAGGACCATGCACCACACCTCGACGCTCAGATTCACGTCTTAAACGCGCGGAGAGTGGCTCGTTTCAAGAAGGCGTATGACCACCTTCCCAAAAACGACCGCATCGATGCCTGGGTGATTGCGGACCACCTGCGGTTTGGCCGTCTCCCACAAGCCATGACAGACACGATCCGATACGAAGCGCTTCAACGTCTCACCCGGACTCGGTTTCATGTGATGCAGACCATGTCTCGGGACAAGACCTTCTTCCTGAACCAGCTGTTTCTTAAGTTCAGTGGTCTGCGTCAAGACAACCCGTTCTCCGATACTTTCGGTGCCACGTCGCTCGCCGTCATTCAGGAGCTGGAGCCTGAACAAATCGCTGCGATGCCCCTTGAGGATCTTGTGGCGCTCTTGGTCGACAAAAGCAGAAACAAGTTTGACGACCCAAAGCAGATCGCACAGGAACTCCAAAAGGTTGCACGCAGGTCCTTTCGACTGGACAAGGTGATGCAGGATCCCGTCAATCTGTCGCTGTCCGTCACCCTCAGCGTGATCCAGCACATGGACGCTGAGGTGAAGAAACTCGACCGAGCGATTGCCAGGCTGATGAAAGCGATCCCAAATACCCTCGAGTCGGTCAAGGGCATCGGCCCTGTATACGCAGCCGGAATCATAGCCGAAGTCGGCGACATTCGACGTTTCAAGAACCACAACGCCTTAGCCAAGTACGCCGGACTGGTCTGGAATCAGTACCAATCCGGGGAGTACGAAGCCGATGAAACATCCCGAATGCGTACTGGGAACAAGTACCTGCGCTATTATCTGATTCAAGCTGCAGACCAGGTTCGCCGCCATGATTCCGAGTACGCCGAGTTTTACCGCAAGAAGCACGACGAAGCGCTGAAGCACCAACATAAAAGAGCCCTCGTCCTGACTGCAAGAAAACTGGTACGCTTGGTGTTCACACTACTGAGCACCAATCAGCTGTACACACCCCCGGAGAGGAGGAGATAA
- a CDS encoding tyrosine-type recombinase/integrase, producing MQRRRPSTTIIRGRKKRSVPLMTATADLVAAYLKETHLLRAEFMDHPLFYNRQRHALTRWGVAYILQKYVTQAKAQAPAAFPETVSPHLLRHSKAMHLLQAGVNLIYIRDLLGHSDVTTTEIYARADAEMKRRALESARISADA from the coding sequence ATTCAACGAAGAAGACCTTCTACTACTATCATACGAGGGAGGAAAAAACGTTCGGTACCACTGATGACGGCTACGGCAGATTTGGTGGCTGCTTATCTGAAGGAGACACATCTCCTTCGAGCGGAATTTATGGACCATCCCCTGTTTTATAACCGGCAACGCCATGCTCTAACACGATGGGGAGTGGCGTATATCCTTCAAAAGTACGTCACACAGGCCAAAGCGCAAGCGCCTGCGGCATTTCCAGAGACGGTGAGCCCGCATCTCTTAAGGCATTCGAAGGCGATGCACCTCTTACAAGCTGGGGTCAATTTGATTTACATTCGTGATTTGCTTGGCCACAGCGATGTGACTACCACGGAGATCTATGCTCGAGCCGATGCAGAAATGAAGCGACGGGCTTTGGAGTCTGCGCGGATCAGTGCTGACGCATGA
- a CDS encoding tyrosine-type recombinase/integrase, which yields MRPTDFALLLTRYLSQHLPAQRNLSRQTIQSYRDTFKLLLRFCQAERGWVPENITLAQIDRACIEAFLDWIETVRHCTVATRNQRLAALKSFFRWVSYEAPEHLESTQRVLGIPWKKTGQPKMMYLTANAVQALLAQPDRTTPAGRRDATLLALLYDTGARVQELVDLRVRDVRIESPAVVTLTGKAQW from the coding sequence ATGAGGCCAACTGATTTTGCGCTTTTATTAACCCGCTACTTGAGTCAGCATTTGCCAGCCCAACGTAACTTGAGTCGACAAACCATTCAGTCTTACCGAGACACATTCAAGCTCTTGCTGCGATTTTGCCAGGCGGAACGTGGGTGGGTGCCGGAGAACATTACACTTGCCCAGATTGATCGGGCATGTATTGAAGCGTTTCTCGACTGGATTGAAACGGTTCGCCACTGCACCGTCGCTACGAGGAACCAACGACTTGCTGCATTGAAGTCCTTTTTTCGTTGGGTTTCATATGAGGCGCCGGAACATCTTGAGTCCACGCAGCGCGTACTGGGAATTCCGTGGAAAAAGACGGGGCAACCAAAGATGATGTATTTGACAGCGAATGCAGTACAGGCATTATTAGCACAACCGGATCGTACTACCCCTGCAGGACGGCGAGACGCAACATTGCTTGCCTTGCTCTATGACACCGGTGCGCGAGTACAGGAGCTGGTTGATCTGAGGGTTCGGGATGTACGGATCGAATCCCCTGCAGTTGTCACTCTAACCGGGAAAGCCCAGTGGTGA
- a CDS encoding transposase family protein, whose amino-acid sequence MTLRNPESIHPWTLPNRKSSYRNSEEERADRQTAVEAQLPVWRALLPGLMEKFSRIADPRRPGSIRHKLTVLLTFGLFMFIFQYASRRRANRELTRPTFWEHFREIFPEVETIPHMDTVQRILERINPGELEEVMTATVKRLLRSGRLKALLVEKQYVIAIDGTQKASRGQPWTSEALHRRHGENQVSSMAYALEASLVSPQGVVLPFLTEFCENAAEQPEFEKQDSELKACKRLLTRLRKMFPKLRILVVADGLYPNGPMMALCRDLHLDFMFVLPQSCLPSVWEEVKGLRKIEPNERRHRWGNREQIFWWINQIDYDFREASGARRRLKVHVVGCTEFWEEGGKQQEAHWAWVSGQPLTAQNVVNRCNRAARHRWDIEEQILTEKHRGYEYEHLYSTDWTAMRNWHVLMHLGHLVNVMALHTEGLMKKVRELGFSGTLKFLYESWTQGWIDRDWLLARCQGPPRLTMAF is encoded by the coding sequence ATGACGCTTCGGAATCCCGAGTCGATTCACCCCTGGACCCTTCCGAATCGGAAAAGCTCGTATCGAAACAGCGAGGAGGAGCGAGCGGACCGGCAAACGGCCGTGGAAGCCCAGTTGCCGGTTTGGCGAGCGTTGTTGCCGGGCTTGATGGAGAAGTTTTCACGGATTGCCGACCCCCGACGTCCAGGGAGCATTCGGCACAAACTGACTGTGCTTCTGACGTTTGGGCTGTTCATGTTTATCTTTCAGTATGCCTCCCGCAGAAGAGCCAATCGGGAACTGACGCGTCCAACGTTTTGGGAACACTTTCGGGAGATCTTTCCGGAGGTGGAAACCATCCCGCATATGGACACGGTGCAGCGGATCTTGGAACGGATCAATCCGGGGGAGCTCGAGGAGGTGATGACGGCGACGGTGAAGCGCCTTCTGCGGTCGGGACGACTGAAGGCGCTGTTGGTCGAGAAGCAATACGTGATCGCCATAGACGGCACCCAAAAGGCGAGTCGGGGGCAGCCCTGGACCTCGGAGGCTTTGCATCGTCGGCACGGGGAGAACCAGGTCTCGTCCATGGCCTATGCCCTGGAGGCTAGCCTTGTCAGCCCTCAAGGGGTGGTCCTCCCGTTTCTCACGGAGTTTTGCGAGAATGCGGCTGAGCAGCCGGAGTTCGAGAAGCAAGACAGTGAACTGAAGGCCTGCAAACGGCTGCTGACCCGCCTGCGCAAGATGTTTCCCAAATTGCGGATCTTGGTGGTAGCTGACGGGCTGTACCCCAACGGGCCGATGATGGCGCTGTGTCGGGATCTGCATCTGGACTTTATGTTTGTCCTGCCCCAAAGCTGTTTGCCCAGTGTGTGGGAAGAGGTCAAAGGCTTGAGAAAGATCGAACCCAACGAGCGGAGACACCGGTGGGGCAATCGCGAGCAAATCTTTTGGTGGATCAACCAGATCGACTATGATTTCAGGGAGGCTTCCGGGGCGCGCCGTCGGCTTAAGGTGCATGTCGTGGGATGTACAGAGTTTTGGGAAGAGGGGGGGAAGCAGCAGGAGGCGCATTGGGCGTGGGTGTCCGGGCAGCCGCTGACGGCACAAAATGTGGTGAACCGCTGCAATCGTGCGGCACGCCACCGATGGGACATTGAGGAACAGATCCTGACGGAGAAGCACCGGGGATACGAGTATGAGCACCTGTACTCCACCGACTGGACGGCGATGCGAAACTGGCACGTGCTGATGCACCTCGGCCATCTGGTGAACGTCATGGCCTTGCATACCGAAGGGCTGATGAAGAAAGTGCGGGAACTGGGCTTTAGCGGGACGTTGAAGTTTTTGTACGAAAGCTGGACGCAGGGGTGGATAGATCGGGACTGGCTGCTGGCGCGTTGCCAAGGTCCTCCGCGGCTGACGATGGCGTTTTAA